GTGGTGGTGGGTTGGAGTATGATGCTAAAGAACCATTGTTGGTTATGTCTAATGAGCAAGAACAAGACATGATTAACAACGGGAATGGAAGAGGTGATATATGGTGTCACCGTCACCGGTACTCTTTTACAAGTCTGAAAAATGACTTCTTCTCTAAGCTCCCTCTAAAAGTTCAGCATGCCATGGATCCTGACTCCCCTTTTGATTTAGACCTATCTAATACCTCTGGATTAATTGAAGGTACATTAATTATCTTTCTTacttaatgttttttttacctCAAACTCACTAAGCCAGTACTGTACTTTGGAGTTTGGATTTGTACTCTACTTTGAACGTAAGTTGCTTGACAAATCCATAAGTCTTAGTAAGCCTGTACTGTATCTTGTTTTGTTTTGTCATTAATTGTAGCGGAGAAGGAATACTATGAAAGGCAGGTTTCAACATTGAAATCATTTGGGGAGGTTGACGCTCTAGATATACCTCCTGACATGAACGTtaatgaagaagaagaaagacgaGAACAAGCCCAACACCAGAGAGCAATGAATATATCTAACGGGGCTAATGTTGTGTTGCTAGCATTAAAGGTTTGTTTTTATGCTAATACAAAGGAAACAATGTATTTCCCTGCTTAATTCCTTGGttaatttcataattatataagcatgtttttttttgtacaaATATGCAGATATATGCAACTATAAGGAGTGGGTCTATAGCTATAGCAGCCTCAACACTTGACTCCTTGCTAGATCTTATGGCCGGTGGAATTCTTTGGTTCACACATTTGTCGATGAAGAACATCAATATTTATCAGTACCCTATTGGCAAACTAAGGGTTCAACCTGTGGGAATTGTTATATTTGCGGCTGTCATGGCCACGCttggtaatatatatatatatatatatatatatatatatatatatgtatacaacTTAAAAGATGGATAAAAAGTTGCAAATGTAAAATCAGTCTCTCCAATAAACATTTTTGATGCAGGATTTCAGGTGCTGATTGAAGCGGTGGAGCAATTAATAAGAAATGAACCTTGGCCAAAGATGATATACGAGCAACTTGTCTGGCTCTACTCCATCATGCTTACTGCCACAGCTGTAAAATTCACACTATGGCTTTACTGCAAAAACTCAGGGAACAGGATTGTTCGTGCATATGCAAAGGCGGGTCAATTACAAGCATTTTAGTAAACATTATTTTGGTAAATTAAGATTATATTGAGATATGATGACATGCTTCTGTTTTTTACCTATTGACAGGATCATTACTTTGATGTAGTTACAAATGTTGTGGGATTAATCGCTGCAATTCTTGGTGACAAATTTTATTGGTGGATTGATCCTATCGGTGCTATTGGTCTGGCTATCTATACCATTTCAAATTGGTCTGGGACCGTTTTTGAAAATGCAGGTTTGTACCCAGATAAATAAGTTAACTGGTAAAGTCTATGTTCAATCTGAAATAGTTATTATCTTTCAATATTCTTCTGTACAGTTTCTCTGGTTGGACAAGCTGCTCCCCCAGAAGTCCTGCAGAAACTGACCTACCTTGTTATACATCATCATGCTCAAATCAAACGTGTTGATACAGTCCGTGCATACACCTTTGGTGTTCTATACTTTGTTGAGGTTAGTCTCCATTTCACTTTCTGTTTTACACAAAAATGTTAAAGAATAAAATGTGTTTTCTTATGTTTACACACCTTAAATTGTTGTGACCTGAAAAAATAGGTTGACATTGAACTGCCAGAAGACTTGCCTTTGAAAGAAGCCCATGCAATTGGAGAGTCATTGCAGATTAAAATTGAGAAGCTCCCTGAAGTTGAACGAGCTTTCGTGCATCTAGATTTCGAGTGTGATCACAAACCAGAACATTCAGTTCTCATCAAATTACCTACTAGTCAACCTTGATTTTTATGTTGTATATGAAAAAGGGATTAACTGTTTGTATCCCTTTTTTTGTGGTATATGAAAAAGGGATTAACTTAGGTTGTTTTAGGCTCTTTGGTAATTCGTACAAAAATCATCAAATGATTATCTATAATGTTTATATGCTCCTCTTCTAAAGTGGAGCATTTGTTAAGAGGTCCATTTGAGAAGGTTGAACTAATGCTCCTTTTTCATTTGTTTGAAGTCTGAACTaaagttcttattttcttttgtttattttgtaaAGTGATGAAAACAAATGTTGCGGGGAAAAATTACTATCCATCGTGGACCACTTAGGgcgtgacacgtgtcaattttTCTTGCCCATGATGTGTGACTTGGCATAACCCATGCTCCACTGCTGTAGCAATGCGTGGCAAGGCACCATGCCATCTGGGCATGATAGGGTTCTCTTATTCTGAACCAACAAAGTAAATCTTAGCCCTTCATAGGCTCAAAGTGAAGGAATGATTTAGACCCTACACATGTTTTGTCAGAATGATGTATACACAATACATCATAAAAACAGGCTCAAATAAGCCCATTATGAATGACGGCGCGATGTGACATGACACCTGGTCTGTCACCAATGATTAGCCAATCAGCTTGCTTGTTTCTATGGAATTCCCCTTTAAACCTAGTATTATATATACTCAAAATCCCAAGGGACAAGGACCATTCACAATCATTACAATCCTGCCTAATTTCATATTGATATCTACTTTATCTCTTTAGGAAAAATAATTACTTAtgcatcagagggaatattttgataaaaatattcttgttttgcaagtTGAACCAGGTGATCTCGCTTTGTTGGGCCGGATACCTACTCGTCTATACCTTGAAGGAAAGACCCCACATCATATGGCGCAATTTATGGGATGTACGGGACATGGATGATCAACAATCGGACATAGAAATGGAGCAACAGCCGGGCTTAGGTGATCGCCCTCCTTGAGGGAGGGAGCAACCTGGCGGCATCCATCAAACTCCCATCGCTAGTGGCACGACAGATGTCGCTCCTAATCTCCTTGTGGGCACACACCTCTCCACCCGCCTGACGTAGCAGTATTGAGCGAAGAAGACCTGGACGCGGGGCCACCTCCCTTGGGAGGATATTTACACTCAGATGCAGACACGGTAGGAGATAAGAATTTGGATCTCCCAGTCTCTATTGGTTGGATTTCAGGTAGAGATGGACTTGACTATTCAGGAAGAGATAAGAAAGACCATGGTGATAATCAACATTGACCTTGGCCACGCAATTCTAACGCGAAATCGATCGTTCCAATATTTGCAGGGCAGGTGAGTCGTTGCGGCATGTCGAGGATGAAGCAGTAAGGCTGCCGGTTTGAAGATTGCATTGAAATCAAGAAATTCCATCCCGCCTACGCCTACCTAGGAGGGACCCTCCTCCTCAGCAGGAGGTCGAACCGTCAAGAAGGAATATTCCAGAGAGGCAAATCCCCCGAGAAGAACCTCGTTAGTGGGAACTGGCACACGAATCTGAGTCTGAATTATCTGACACCAGATCTACTCCTATAATGCAAGGGTGTCCCTTTGGCAACACCACGTGTGCTCACTACAACCAAGCCAGGCCATCTTCACAGCTTCATCATGTCTCATGCCAGCGTCTAGAAAAGATTTTCCATAGCGAGCAATGAGTGGCCAATATGACGCTCGGTCATTCCACTCCATCCTGTCCAGCCATCATGAATGCACCTATGGAACCAAAGATCAAATCTCCCACTATTGCTGACGCCTATGGCGGAACGACCGACCTAGATACACATCTACTTGCTTATTGTCATCACATATACGTCAAGGAACCAACGAGGCTATGACGTGGTGCAAATAATTCCCGACCACATTGAAGGGTGTGACATCCAAATGGTTTGACAGACTGCTGGCTGAAAGTATTGGCTCTTTTTCCGAGTTTAAATTATTATTGTCTGCCCGTTTCATGGCCtataaagaagaaaagaagatgAGCATGCTTCTAGGCCGAGTGCAATAAGACAAAGACTAATCTTCCAAGTGTTTTGTTAGACGCTTCAATTTGGAGTTAGGACAAATCCGTGATTTTTTGGATGGGGTGGCCTTTGACAATTTCATCAGAGGGTTGAAAAAGGACTCCTTCAAATTTAATCTAGTAAAAAATAGTGTCCGATCAATGGCCAAAGTACTTGATGAGGCCTAAGGTTTCATGCATGCCACAAAAAGTCGCAGCGTCCTAAAAGATCCCAAGGCTGGAGATTACGCCTACTTCACGGGAAAAAAGACTAGTATCGAAAGAAATCTTTTTGGCCCAGTGGCACCTGAGTTGTCTCAAAAGAGTCGGCCAAATAACCCTCGGAAGTTGGTGGGAAACGGGGGGGTTTGCACTTATGAAAGGGGACGTTTTGAGTATAAAACTGATTTATACACGATCTTGATGGATGTAGGGTCTAAGTATGACATTTAGCatccttttcctataaattcgTAATTACAGAGACGTGATCCTAAACTGTACTGTCACCTCCATGGGGACATAGGACATGACACCAAATAACTAAAAAGTCTTGGAAGAGCCTTACTTGGGCTAAGGACAAAGGGTTTCTTAAAAAATTACACTAGAAAAAACACTGGCGGCACAAGAATGAAGTTTtctaagaaaagaaaatatcccATCTGAATCTGACGGAGAATACATAGACCCTGAGTGTGTGGCAGTCATATCTAGAAGGCTAGCGGCAGGGGGTCCAACCATGAGAGGACAGAAATACTATGCCAACCGTCTAGGTCAG
This genomic stretch from Spinacia oleracea cultivar Varoflay chromosome 3, BTI_SOV_V1, whole genome shotgun sequence harbors:
- the LOC110796597 gene encoding metal tolerance protein 4; amino-acid sequence: MEGGSGGGLEYDAKEPLLVMSNEQEQDMINNGNGRGDIWCHRHRYSFTSLKNDFFSKLPLKVQHAMDPDSPFDLDLSNTSGLIEAEKEYYERQVSTLKSFGEVDALDIPPDMNVNEEEERREQAQHQRAMNISNGANVVLLALKIYATIRSGSIAIAASTLDSLLDLMAGGILWFTHLSMKNINIYQYPIGKLRVQPVGIVIFAAVMATLGFQVLIEAVEQLIRNEPWPKMIYEQLVWLYSIMLTATAVKFTLWLYCKNSGNRIVRAYAKDHYFDVVTNVVGLIAAILGDKFYWWIDPIGAIGLAIYTISNWSGTVFENAVSLVGQAAPPEVLQKLTYLVIHHHAQIKRVDTVRAYTFGVLYFVEVDIELPEDLPLKEAHAIGESLQIKIEKLPEVERAFVHLDFECDHKPEHSVLIKLPTSQP